In Thermoanaerobaculia bacterium, a genomic segment contains:
- a CDS encoding CRTAC1 family protein, with the protein MRALRILLAVGLVAAIAIAAAWKIVFREESSRRTHVTGTLFRDATSESGVRFRFHGDFFDAKLIPTMGGGVAAADYDGDGWTDLFFVTQIAHAKNGVNTRPGRLEDCAKLYRNRGDGTFEDATERSGIRACGWGISAMWADLDSDGFPDLVVGNSGGNTVWRNGGNGTFALVSGSGLESGKMTIGLAAFDADGDGIPDVYEGNYLDTDPVREGKIGFEVKTPDDYPGQDNALFRGLGDLRFSDVTADSGTADPGSKTIGAAALDYDGDGRTDLYVANDQWRNTLFHNEGSGRFRDVSEETGTGYPSEGITAFGRKTRSGMGLVADDLDGDGRADLFVTNYAAEPNTLYRNLEGQLFEEGDRAAFGGDRDPSIPLSGWGAVALDYDNDGRDDLAVSNGQILPRFWTVVGSWINPKGRNFAVGEKSYAQRQFLFRNVSRPGEPKFEDVSAVAGDLGRLCFVGRGLAAADFDGDGRPDLAYNPIDAPAVVLRNAAPAGHAIEVLPAAGADRKTVLGAVVTVGGRPKSFFVAPSYASGSWLPLHFGIGSATHAAAAIRWPDGAIQDLGDLAAGAWKVRKGETAKPLRRLRKAAGK; encoded by the coding sequence TTGAGAGCGCTGCGAATCCTGCTGGCGGTCGGACTCGTCGCGGCGATTGCGATCGCGGCGGCCTGGAAGATCGTGTTCCGCGAAGAGAGCTCCCGCCGGACGCACGTCACCGGGACCCTCTTCCGCGACGCGACTTCGGAGTCCGGCGTGCGATTCCGGTTCCACGGGGACTTCTTCGACGCGAAGCTGATTCCGACGATGGGGGGCGGCGTCGCGGCGGCCGACTACGACGGCGACGGGTGGACCGACCTCTTCTTCGTCACGCAGATCGCGCACGCGAAAAACGGCGTCAACACGCGCCCCGGCCGTCTCGAGGACTGCGCGAAGCTCTACCGCAACCGGGGCGACGGAACGTTCGAGGACGCGACGGAGCGCTCCGGCATCCGGGCGTGCGGCTGGGGGATCTCGGCGATGTGGGCGGACCTCGACTCCGACGGCTTCCCCGATCTCGTCGTCGGAAACTCGGGCGGGAACACCGTCTGGCGCAACGGCGGGAACGGGACGTTCGCTCTCGTGAGCGGCTCGGGGCTCGAGAGCGGGAAGATGACGATCGGCCTCGCGGCGTTCGACGCGGACGGCGACGGGATTCCCGACGTGTACGAGGGGAACTACCTCGACACCGATCCGGTCCGCGAAGGCAAGATCGGATTCGAAGTGAAGACGCCGGACGACTATCCGGGCCAGGACAACGCGCTCTTCCGCGGACTGGGAGATCTCCGCTTCTCCGACGTCACCGCCGACTCCGGAACGGCCGACCCGGGCTCCAAGACGATCGGAGCGGCCGCCCTCGACTACGACGGCGACGGCCGGACCGATCTCTACGTCGCCAACGACCAGTGGCGCAACACCCTCTTCCACAACGAGGGGAGCGGGCGCTTCCGCGACGTCTCGGAGGAGACCGGCACCGGCTATCCGTCCGAGGGGATCACGGCGTTCGGGCGCAAGACGCGGTCGGGCATGGGGCTCGTCGCCGATGACCTCGACGGCGACGGCCGTGCCGACCTCTTCGTCACGAACTACGCGGCGGAGCCGAACACGCTCTACCGCAACCTCGAAGGGCAGCTCTTCGAGGAAGGCGACCGCGCCGCGTTCGGCGGCGACCGCGATCCCTCGATCCCGCTCTCGGGGTGGGGAGCCGTCGCGCTCGACTACGACAACGACGGGCGCGACGACCTCGCCGTGTCGAACGGCCAGATCCTCCCGCGCTTCTGGACCGTGGTCGGCTCCTGGATCAACCCGAAGGGAAGGAACTTCGCCGTCGGGGAGAAGAGCTACGCCCAGCGCCAGTTCCTCTTCCGCAACGTTTCGCGGCCCGGCGAGCCGAAGTTCGAGGACGTGTCGGCCGTGGCGGGAGATCTCGGGCGTCTCTGTTTCGTCGGGCGGGGTCTCGCGGCGGCGGACTTCGACGGCGACGGAAGGCCGGATCTCGCCTACAACCCGATCGACGCGCCGGCCGTCGTCCTGAGAAACGCGGCGCCGGCGGGCCATGCGATCGAGGTGCTCCCGGCCGCGGGCGCGGACCGGAAGACCGTGCTCGGCGCCGTGGTCACGGTCGGGGGACGGCCGAAGTCGTTTTTCGTGGCGCCGTCGTACGCATCGGGGTCGTGGCTGCCGCTGCACTTCGGGATCGGGAGCGCGACGCATGCGGCGGCGGCGATTCGCTGGCCGGACGGCGCCATCCAGGACCTCGGCGACCTCGCGGCGGGCGCGTGGAAGGTGCGAAAAGGGGAGACGGCAAAGCCGCTGAGGCGGCTTCGAAAGGCTGCTGGAAAATGA
- a CDS encoding CRTAC1 family protein, whose translation MNRAVLVSVALWAAAPSARAGPLTFSDATKASGVRIKLDPDLRRGRMIATMGGGVAAADFDGDGFVDLFFTGTVANANKPQKGPCGVLYRNRGDGTFADVTAASGIRACGWTMGAHWVDVDSDGFPDLVVAGVDCTRVWRNRGDGTFRDVTRALGIDVGRQFTISVAAGDVDGDGRTDLYFLGYLETTPEKERAFPQFQIRMPEDYAGETGILFRQREDGRFENATARSGGDNAGGKGTGAVFFDYDGDGRPDLFVANDRVSNRLYRNRGDGGFEDVTDPAGAGARGGKARAGMGIAVGDPFGSGHPDLYVTNFSGETNTYYRNVEGELFDDATEELGAGRQSWPYVEWGTHFADFDDDGRPDLYAVSGHLVPHLLAKIAGLFNHRHLADMFQGDQSYREPITLWRNAGTRFEDAAAGSGDLGRTRLCARGSTVADFDGDGRLDLAVAAISGGARVFRNATAQAGHAIEILPVPGTDRRTVLGTKVRVTAAGKTQAQEFIVQPSYASGSWVPLHFGLGASARVERIEIVPPGESAPRWTVTNVAADRLYRLRDGALTEVRKFRPANRSAAVPPPDTHPESRADPLSDVDPASRLKSEPGVAPGEAGVQSRLGSRFRGNDNPGPSAPMVH comes from the coding sequence TTGAACCGGGCCGTCCTCGTTTCCGTCGCGCTCTGGGCCGCGGCGCCGTCGGCGCGCGCCGGCCCCCTGACGTTCTCCGACGCCACGAAGGCCTCGGGAGTGCGCATCAAGCTCGACCCCGATCTGAGGCGCGGCCGGATGATCGCGACGATGGGAGGCGGCGTCGCGGCCGCGGACTTCGACGGCGACGGGTTCGTCGATCTCTTCTTCACGGGCACGGTGGCCAACGCGAACAAGCCGCAGAAGGGCCCGTGCGGCGTCCTCTACCGCAACCGCGGAGACGGGACGTTCGCCGACGTCACCGCCGCTTCGGGGATCCGCGCCTGCGGCTGGACCATGGGGGCGCACTGGGTCGACGTCGACTCCGACGGTTTTCCGGACCTCGTCGTCGCGGGGGTCGACTGCACCCGCGTCTGGAGGAACCGGGGGGACGGGACGTTCCGCGACGTCACGCGCGCGCTCGGGATCGACGTCGGACGCCAGTTCACGATCAGCGTCGCCGCGGGCGACGTCGACGGCGACGGACGGACCGACCTCTACTTCCTCGGGTATCTCGAGACGACGCCCGAGAAGGAGCGCGCGTTTCCCCAGTTCCAGATCCGCATGCCGGAGGACTACGCGGGGGAGACGGGGATCCTCTTCCGCCAGCGGGAGGACGGCCGGTTCGAGAACGCGACGGCCCGGTCCGGCGGCGACAACGCGGGCGGAAAGGGAACGGGCGCGGTCTTCTTCGACTACGACGGAGACGGCAGGCCGGACCTCTTCGTCGCCAACGACCGCGTCTCGAACCGGCTCTACCGCAACCGCGGGGACGGCGGCTTCGAGGACGTCACCGATCCGGCGGGCGCGGGGGCGCGGGGCGGGAAGGCGCGCGCCGGCATGGGCATCGCGGTGGGGGATCCCTTCGGGAGCGGCCACCCCGATCTCTACGTCACGAACTTCTCGGGCGAGACGAACACGTATTACCGAAACGTCGAAGGGGAGCTCTTCGACGACGCGACCGAAGAACTCGGCGCCGGCCGCCAGTCGTGGCCGTACGTCGAGTGGGGAACGCACTTCGCCGATTTCGACGACGACGGCCGGCCCGACCTCTACGCGGTCTCGGGCCATCTCGTGCCGCACCTCCTGGCGAAGATCGCGGGCCTCTTCAACCACCGGCATCTCGCCGACATGTTCCAGGGGGACCAGTCGTATCGGGAGCCGATCACCCTCTGGCGCAACGCCGGGACGAGGTTCGAGGACGCGGCCGCGGGCTCGGGAGATCTCGGCCGGACGCGGCTCTGCGCCCGCGGCTCGACGGTCGCCGATTTCGACGGCGACGGACGGCTCGATCTCGCCGTGGCGGCGATCTCCGGGGGAGCGCGCGTGTTCCGGAACGCGACGGCGCAAGCGGGTCACGCGATCGAGATCCTTCCCGTGCCGGGCACGGACCGGCGGACCGTCCTCGGCACGAAGGTGCGCGTCACCGCCGCCGGAAAGACGCAGGCACAGGAGTTCATCGTGCAGCCTTCCTACGCCTCCGGATCGTGGGTCCCCCTCCATTTCGGTCTCGGTGCGTCGGCGCGCGTCGAGAGGATCGAGATCGTTCCGCCCGGCGAATCCGCGCCGCGTTGGACGGTCACGAACGTCGCAGCCGACCGGCTGTACCGGCTTCGCGACGGCGCACTGACCGAGGTTAGGAAGTTCCGGCCGGCCAACCGATCCGCCGCCGTCCCGCCGCCCGATACCCACCCTGAATCAAGGGCAGACCCGTTGTCAGATGTCGATCCGGCATCACGTTTGAAATCTGAGCCGGGCGTCGCCCCCGGGGAAGCGGGGGTCCAATCCCGGCTGGGTTCCCGCTTTCGCGGGAACGACAACCCTGGTCCTTCCGCGCCGATGGTGCATTGA